In Sulfuriferula plumbiphila, the genomic window TGCTTGGGCACAAGGATGTACAGACCACGATGATCTACACGCATGTGTTGAACCGGGGCGGGCGCGGCGTGGCCAGCCCGCTGGATGTGCTGTGACGGCGCTGCCGCCGGCGATTTTCCTGATGGGTCCGACCGCTTCCGGCAAAACCGGGGTGGCGGTGGAGCTGGCGCAACGGCTGCCGGTGGAGATCATCAGTGTGGATTCGGCGCTGGTGTATCGCGATATGGACATCGGCACGGCCAAGCCGGATGCGGCTATGCTCACCGCTGCGCCGCATCATTTGATCAACCTGATCGACCCGACCGAGGTGTATTCTGCTGCGCGTTTTCGTGCAGATGCGCTGGCCTTGATGGTGGACATCACCGCGCGCGGACGGGTGCCGCTGCTGGTGGGTGGCACCATGCTGTATTTCAAGGCGCTGCGTGAGGGCTTGACGGATTTGCCCCAGGCGGATGCTGCCTTGCGCGCAGCCATCGAGGCCGAGGCTGCGGCGCGCGGCTGGCCCGCGCTGCACGCCGAACTGGCACGGCTCGACCCCGAATCCGGGGCGCGTTTGCAGCCGACCGATACGCAGCGTATCCAGCGCGCGCTGGAGGTGGTGCGGCTGACCGGCAGGCCGATGTCGGATTACTGGCGCGCAGGGCGAGCGAATACGCTGCCGTATCGCCTGTTGCCGATAGCCATGGTGCCGGCAGACCGTGCGTTGCTGCATGGGCGGATTGCACGGCGTTTTGATGCCATGCTTGGCGCCGGGCTGATTGATGAGGTACGCGCCTTGCGCGAAAAATATCGGCTGGATGCGGCGCTGCCGTCCATGCGCTGTGTGGGTTACCGGCAGGTGTGGGAATATCTGGAAGGCGAATACGGCCGGGACGAGATGCGCGACCGCGGCGTTTTCGCCACACGTCAACTGGCCAAGCGTCAGTTGACCTGGCTGCGCGGGATGCAGGACATTATCCGGGTCGAGCCATCATACGCGGACAATGCCAGCCTGGGCGTGTTGCCGATGGTGACCGCCGAACTGGATAGCAGGCTGCAGTAACGCGGCTAGACTGGAATCAGTTGGTGCAGGAGCACAGGTTTTTCAATCGCGTAGCCTTGTGCGTAATCAATGCCGATTTCTTTCACCTTGTCGAAAATGGCGTCGCTCTCCACATATTCGGCGATGGTTTTCAGGCCAAGCGCGTGGCCGACTTCGTGCATCGATTTGACCATGGAAAAATCGGCGTGCTCCTTCAGCATATCGCGGATAAATGCGCCGTCTATTTTTAGATAATCCACTTTAAGTCTTTTCAAATAGGCGAATGAGGAGTAACCGCTGCCAAAGTCATCCAATGAGAACCGGCAGCCGTAAGCTTTGACTTTGTCTATGAAATCCTGCGCCGCATCCAGCCTTTCTATGGCTGCGCTCTCGGTTACTTCGAAGATGATTTTTTCTGGCGGCAGGTCGCTTGCGTCGAGCGTATTGCGGATAAAATCAAGCACATTCTCGTTAACCAGCGATAGCCCAGACAGGTTGATCGAGAAGCCGTTTATGACGCCAAGCTGCGCGGCGTTTTTCCTGATCCATTTGAAGCTGTTGCGCAGTACCCAGAGATCAAGATCGGGGCAACGCTTCCAGCGTTCGGCGGCACGAATGAAGTCGAACGGCTGTATCCCCAGGCTGTCGTGCAGGCCAAGCAGAATCTCATAGTGGGGCAAACTCCCGTTATCTGACAGTACTGGCTGGATTTTTTGACAGCGCAGAAACAGCAGGTCTTCATTGAGTGCTTTGTCGATAATGCCTGCCCATTCGAAAAGCGCCTGCTCGGATTTTATTTGCGAGCTGGTATTTTCATAACGCTGGACCGTGTTTGACCCCATTGATTTTGCAGCCACGCAGGCTGATCCGGCATTTTTAATCAGCGTGGACGGGGAATCTGCATCCGCAGAAAGTTCTGCAATGCCTGCGCTCACCCCCAGCACGAAGCTTTTGTCCTGGCATGTGATGCGGTGTTCCTTGATTCGGGAGACCATGTTTTGAGCGGCGACATAAGATTTGTCGAGAGTGCGTCCCCTGAACAGGACTGCAAATACATCTTCGCCCAAACGCGAAAACAGGTCGCTTGGCTGAATCTCCTTGCTTAAGGACGCAACCACGGCAAGCAACGAGGCTTCAGCCTCGGCCTGGTCACAGCTGTGATAAATTGCCTTGAGCTGGTCGAACATCATCAGGCACAGAATGGCGCCCTGATTTTCTGTGCCGTCACCGGCAAAAATTTTCTCAAGCTGGTTCATCAAGCCTTTGCGGTTCAACAGCCCGGTTTCAGGATCATGCGTCGCCTGGTGGTAGAGCCATTCGTAGGCATCGAGCATGACCTTGTGCGCCGAGCGCTCCATGAATGGCGCGTCCAGTCCCGGGATCTTGATTGCGGTACCGGTTTTGATAGCGTGCGCAAGGTCGTGCTGTTCCAGATGGCGCTTTTTTGTCGCGGAGCGGTTGGTGAAAACGAATCGGCTTTGCAAAAGATTCGACCAGACCAATTGGTGAGGCACCTGGCTTCCCTGCTGGTCGAAGGACAGCCAATCCCCTTTGCGCAATTGGCGGATTTTCGCATCGCCCGGATTGTGTTTGCCTGTCGCATCAGGTTCGCCCGAGCCATGGAACTGAAATTCGACGGGTTTTTTCCCCTGCAACTGTTTTGATAAATCTTGCGTGATGTCTTCGATGGCCGCTTCGTCGAAGAGCGTTTCTTTCAGTTTTTCCGAAATGTAAGTGACAAGGATGTGAGTTTTTTTCGCATCGATTCCTTTGACGATCGCATCAGGTGCCAGCAACGCGAGCAAATCGTCCAGCAGCGCCAGGGCGCGTTGGTGCTCCATGCTGTCCTGGCCCTGGCGCAGGGAAGTCATCTGCAGATAATGGCGCCAGCCCGTATCGAGTAAAACCAGAATAATTTTCGGCACCATTTTACCGCCCAGGCGCAGGCGAATTTCCTGCTCTACCTGATCTCGAACCAGGCAGATTTTCTCGCCGCCCTCGCTGATCAGTTGAATCCGGCGTGCGTTTTTTTTCCTGGCGTTTTCGATGGGTCCAAGCAGGCTGGCCAATATCCCGTTCACTTCGTCGAAGACGGCGGGGTTGGCCTCGTAATTGTCCACCACCCGATTGGCCAGTTGGTGCAGGAGCTGGAGCAGCTTGGGATCGAATATTTTTCCGGAATCATCGGCGGCCACGTAGTAGCGCTCGAACAGATTCACCGTCTGGCGCGCGGGATGCGCGTCCGACTCCAGAAATTTTTCATCCAGCAAAGCCAGCTTGAGCAGCGGCATCTCCAGTTTCTTGAGCAGGGCGCGAATATCGGAACCCTGGGCATCGTCCGTGAGCGGTTTGCTGAGAAGCGCATCAAAAAGCCGTATGGCCTGAAAATATTTATCACTGCCCGCCTCGCTGCCCTCGAGCTGCGGCAGCTCCGTAGTCAATCGCCGCTTGATTGAAACGTGGTCGTTTTGTTCGATCCCGCAGTTTTGCCGGAGTCGGACGCTGTCCAGCACGTTCAGTATTTTTTCCAGGTTGGCTCTGCCCTCAGGGATATTGGCGCCTGGGGAGGGCTGAGTGCCGGTGTGGCCATATTTGAAGTTATCTTGCTGCGCGTTGTGAGCGGCATTGAACAGGCTGTTCACCGCAGGTATCAGGCTGCTGGTCCGCGGGGTAGACGAATCTGCGAAATTCGCATGCCCGCGGAAAACGAGATGGTCGATCGGCGACCTAAATTCGGTCTTAGGATCACTTAAATAGTGCAGTAGATTGTCCAGCTTGTACTCCCGCTGATCGTTGCCGATAGAATCAGAAGCGGGGCCAGTGGTGCGTTGGGAGGACGGCGGTTTGCCGTTCCGATCAGGTGCGAGCGTTTGCCCGGCCTGATTCGGAGAGGTGTCCGAATTTTTTGTTTTCTGTGCGGGCCCGCTGTCTTGCACAGCGGCGGCCTTTGGATTCCTGAGCGCCGGCACGAACGCGACAGTTTCGTTTAAGCCCTGATAAAAATCCCCGAAAAAACGGGAAAGCGACTCGAAAAATGTCTGGTACAGTACCGCCCTGACCGTATATTTCAGGTCAATATCCGATATGGTTTTGCGAAAAGTCTGAAAAATGAAATAAGGCCCATACGGGTTGTCGTGCGCAGTGGCAGCGCTGGAGGCCAGTACCCGGTATCGTATTTCAAAATTTTCTATTGCGGACTGATGTTCAAAGCCCAGCTCATTGATTACCTGGGAGACGTTTAGCCAATCTTCAAAATCGTCGATATCGACCAGGGATAGTTGTTCGCTTTGGTACTGGTCAACCGAGGCGGGCCGTTGATCGAATATTTGTTGGAGATATGACGCATCCAGAAACGCCAGCTCGATTTCTGCGCGACGCGAGAAAAGCAACGGGTAGAGGGTGTTGATGAGCCGGTTTTCTGTGAAATCAGGGGACTGGTAGGCAGCCTGAATCAGCTTGTCCTCCAGGTTTTCATAGAAGTCCTGGATAACCTGTTTGATGAAAGCAATAAATTGCTCGTGGCATCTGGCTTTAGCCGTATCAACCCGGGGTTGGGGAAAGGCATGCGCCGGGTTCGGCGTGGAGGTCCTGGCGCTTTCTTCCGCTACCCGTGTCAAGTCCAGGAAGGCGTTTATCGGGAAATTTTCTACTGCAATTCCCAGGGAGTTCTGAGAAACGCGCACAACGCTTCCGGAGAGTCGATACAAGTCCGCGCCGGCCAGATCCGGACGAAATTCGATGGTAATTATCCGGTCCTGCAGGGCAGGGACAGATGCGGGATATATACCGGAATCCGGTAATAATAAGGATACAAGGACGCCTTTCGGGCAGAAATCATTGATTTCGCATGGCAACGACCCGGCCCAGCCATTTTTCAGAATTGCGGGTTGCAATACCCGGAACCGCTTGTATTGGCGTCTTTCGGCAGATCGATTCATAAGCAATCAGTCCCGGAGAGTTAAGCTACCCATGCGCTGAATTAACGTTTTTTTGGCGCGCATTCACTAAATTAATATTATCCAGCCCCGCAGGACGTGATTTCCTCATGTGGAGTGGCCGGTGACTTTCACTCGGGCACGCCCGCGCGCCAGGCGGATGTTGAGAGATTCGTCAACCCGAATCTGGTCGCTGCCGTGAATAATGTCGCCTTGTTCGTTTTGCACGATGCTGTAGCCGCGCGCCAGTACCGCTTCCGGGTTGAGGTGGGTGAGGTGGCTGGCAAGCCGGGCGGTTTCCTGATTGGCATGGGCGAGTTGCAAGTGCATGGCACGTGTCAGCGCGGCGGCGCGGGCAGCAAGGGCAAGCTGCCGAACGGCGAAATCGGGGCTGGCCTGCAGGAGCCGCCGGGCGAGCGTGCTGTGGTGCCAGTGGCGGCGTTCCCGGGCGGTTACCATCGCGTTACGCAGGCGCTGCGTGAGGTGGCCGAGGGCAGCTTGCCGGGCTTCCAGCCTGCGCCCCGGATGCACCAGTCGGCGTGCCAGGTAGTCCAGTTGCTGGCTGTGGGTATCGAGTCGATGGCGTGCCAGGCGCCGTAGTCTCGCCTGGTTAAGTTCCAGCTTGTGGATCAGGTCGGTGCGGTTGGGGCTGGCCAGCTCTGCCGCCGCTGTGGGGGTGGGAGCGCGCAGGTCGGCTGCGAAGTCGGCGATGGTGAAGTCGGTCTCGTGGCCGATGCCGCACACGATGGGGATGGGGCTGGCGGCTACCGTGCGCGCCACGATTTCTTCGTTAAATGGCCACAGGTCTTCAATGCTGCCGCCCCCCCGGCACAGGATCAGCACGTCGCATTCGGCTCTTCGATAAGCGCTTTGCAGTGCGGCGCTGATCTGCACTGCGGCGTCCGCACCCTGCACCGGTGTTGGGTATAGCACCACCGGCAGGGCGGGCATGCGGCGTTTGAGGGTGGTGAGCACGTCGCGCAATGCTGCCGCCTGGAGCGAGGTGACAACGCCAATACGCTGCGGGAAGGCGGGCAGGCGGCGCTTGCGGGCAGAATCAAACAGGCCCTCTTGTTCCAGTTTGGCCTTGAGCTGTTCAAATGCCTCGAACAGCGCACCCAGTCCGGCGCGGCGCAGGCTATCCACCTGGAGCTGAAATTCGCCACGTGCCTCATACAGGGTCGGCGTGGCGCGTACTTCCACCTGCATTCCGTTATCTGGCAGCCAGTCAATAAACTGGTTGCGCCCGCGAAACATGACACAGCGTACTTGGGCGCTGGCGTCCTTGAGCGAAAAATACCAGTGCCCCGAGGCAGCACGCGTGAGGTTGGAAATTTCGCCCGCGATCCAGGCCAGCGGTAGCGTTTGTTCCAGCGTCTCGCGCGCCAGGCGATTGAGTGCGCTGACACTCAGCACGGGCTGGGCGGGAGGAGAAAACAGGGGCGTGATCATGTTTTTGTCAAGAAGTTCTTCCACAGTCACGGAAATTTAACATGAGCGTTGAGCTTAATGGGTTGATGCAACAGGGTTTTTTATAACATCATGTTTTTAAACAAAAATTATACGATTAAAAATACAGCGACGGATAAAATTTCTTTATCTGCTGGTTACTTAGGGGTGAGCTGAACATCTTACCCACAAAGTTATCCACAGCTTTTGTGGGCAACTGAAAAAAAGCTTGCGGGCTGGCAAGTTAGCATCGTCATTGTAGCCATATCATGAACAATGTGTGCTAAATCTGGAAATTGGAAATTGCATCACCGTTACTCCCGGTGCCGCCCTTGCCGAAACTGGCTTGCCAAGCTAAAGTGACGCACGTTTTCGATTCCCGGGAGTTCATGCGTGTTAGCCATTATCGAAGCAGCCGGTTGGCCGATCTGGCCACTGATTTTAGCCTCTGTGCTGACGCTTGCCATCATCATCGAGCGTTTCATTTCATTGCGTCAGAAAGAAGTTGCCCCGCGCGGCCTGCTGGAGGGTGTGGTGCAGGAGTACCGCAAGCAGGGCGTAACCGCGGAGATGCTGGGCCGCTTGTCCATGGGCTCACACTTGGCGCGCATTTTTGGCGCGGGTTTGCGCAATGCGAAAGCGCCCCGGGAGGTCATGAAGGAATCCATCGAAGAGGCCGGACGCGCGGCAGCGCACGATCTGGAGCGTTTTCTCACTGCGCTGGGCACGATTGCTTCGATTGCGCCCTTGCTTGGCCTGCTCGGCACGGTGATCGGCATGGTGGAAATTTTCGGCGCGCAAACGCCTTCAGGCGGCAACCCGGCGGTACTCGCGCATGGTATCTCGATTGCACTGTACAACACGGCGTTTGGCCTGATTGTGGCGATCCCCAGCATGATTTTCTACCGGTTTTTTCGCACCCGTGTGGAAGCCCTGGTAGTGGAGATGGAGCAGCAGGCCATCAAGCTGGTGGAAATGGTGCACGGTGAGCGGACATGAATTTCCAGCGCGGCCAGCACCGGGATGAGCCGGAAATCAATTTGATTCCGATGATTGACGTGTTGCTGGTGATTTTGATTTTTTTGATGGTGACCACCACCTACGCCAAATTCTCCGAATTGCAGATCAACCTGCCCCAGGCCGCCGGTGAACCAGCCAAGGAAAAACCGGCCCAAATCAATGTGGCGGTGGACGCCGCCGGTAATTACCAGATCAACGATGCGGCAGTGAATTTTGCCAACATCGCGAGTTTGTCCGATGCCCTTAAAAAAGCGGCAGGCAGTGCCGCCGCACCGGTGATCGTCATTAACGCCGACGCTAAAGCCAACTATCAGTCAGTGATCAACGTGATGGAAGCTGCGCGTGAGGCAGGCTTGGTGCGCGTCACCTTCGCCACCCAGCGGGGCGAAATCCGCTAATTATCCTGGCTGGCTGCTGCCAGCCGATGTTTCCCCGTTCCCATGAGTCATCCCACAGCCAAATCCTGGACCGACCCCTTTGGCAGCAATCGTCTTGGTCTGTGGCTGGCTGATCGACGTGACCGTAAGACCGGGTTGATGCACCGCGTCGCCGCGCGATGGGGCTGGCTAAAGCCGATGGGCGAGCGCGGCAAGGTGGTGTGGATTATTGCCGGGGCGGAACGCGACAGCGTGCGTCTGGCGGTGGAGCTGCTGCGCGCCATCCGGGCGCGGCGGCTGGATATTCGCCTGGTGCTGACGTACGAGCATGAATACCCGGAACTGCTGGCACTGCTGGATGATTGCGACAAGACTGGCTGGGGTTATGCGCCATGCGATCATCCCCAGGCAACCGCGCGGGTGCTGCAGCGCTTCGCGCCATTCGGCGTGGTGCTGGTAGGTACGCAGGTGCGCCCGAATTTGCTGGCAGCGCTGGCTGGGCGGCCACACCTGCTGGCGGTGAATGTTCCCGGTCAGGTCGATTTCGCTTGCGAGCGTGTGTATGCGAGCAATGAGACTGCCACAGCGCTGGCAAATCAGGCACCTGTCGCCGACATGCGTGCCATTCTAGTCGAGGCGCAGGTAGATCCCAATTTCAAATCGCTGGTCAATGGCAACGCGGAACGGCATTTGTGGTGGTTGCATGGCGCCACTCCAGGCTATGCGGGTGAACTGGCACAGGTACTGTTCAGCCGGGCGCCGCAGGATATCCTGTTTGTCAGCGGGGAGCGTCCGCAAGCAGCAGTGATTTGCATGAGTAGCTGGAAGCGCGAACCACCCGCGGGCGGCAGCGTGATGTGGGTGGATGACAGCAAGTGGTTGCCGGGTATCGCCGCGGCGGTGACGGCAGCCCACCTGGTGCGGTTTGATGCGGCAGTGCTGTGGCAGGCAATGGCGGGAGGAGCGGCGTTGTCGCGTGCTCCCGGGATGAGGCTGCCCAAAGCCGCGCTGACAGAAGCCGTAGCGGAGACGGCGGATGTCGCCGCGTTATGGTACAGTTACCGGGATGCGCCGATTGCCGCGCGCAAACACGGCGACACCGCGCGGCGGCTGTTTTGGCAGGAACGGCGGCTGGCGGAATCGGTAAGCCGGGAACTGGTGGAACGGGTATTTGAATGGTAAGCAGCTGGATCACGCGGCAGTGGCAGGGCACCACGCTCTGGCACTTGTTGCTGATTCCGTTGGGCTGGGTGTTTGGTCTGCTGGCGGGCTTGCGCCGCACGCTCTATCGGGTCGGCATGCTGCGTGCCCAAACGTTGCCGGTGCCGGTCATCGTGATCGGCAACATCAGCGCTGGCGGCACCGGCAAAACCCCGCTGGTCGCCTGGCTGGCACGCGAGCTGGCAATACATGGCTGGCACCCTGGGGTGATCAGTCGCGGCTACGGTGGCAGCGCCCATATTCCACAGCAGGCAGGCATGCACAGCGATACGGCGCGCGTGGGCGATGAACCTGTGCTGCTGGCAAGCCTGGTCCAATGCCCGGTATGGGTCGGGCGCGACCGTGCTGCAGCGGGACGCGCATTGCTGGTAGCCCACCCGGAGGTGGACGTGCTGATTTCCGACGATGGCTTGCAGCATTATCGTCTGGCGCGCGCTGTGGAAATTGCCGTGGTGGACGGTGCGCGCGGTTTTGGCAATGGCCGTCCGCTGCCCGCTGGTCCGCTGCGCGAGCCGGTGGTCAGGTTGGGCGCCGTAGATGCCATTGTGGTGAACCAGCCAGAGGCGGCGCAACTGAATTTGCCTGCCATGCTGCCGGTTTATTCGATGCGCCTGGAAGGCGCGTGTTTTGTGAACCTCGCGGACCCTTCTCGCAGCGTCCGCGCCGCCGATTTTGTCGGACAGGAAATCCATGCCATTGCCGGTATCGGCCATCCCCAGCGTTTTTTTGACCACATTGCTGCCCTGGGCATCCACGCGCAGTATCATGCCTTTCCCGATCATCATGCCTATCGGGCCGCCGATCTCGCTTACTCGGGCCAGATCCTGATGACCAGTAAAGATGCGGTAAAATGTAGCGCATTCGCGGCTCAAAACATGTGGGCGCTGCCGGTGCAGGCGTCCATACAACCAGACCTTCTCGGGCTCGTGCTCGCCAAACTAGGAAACCGTCATGGATAGCAAACTGCTGGATATTCTCGTCTGCCCGCTTTGCAAGGGGCCGCTGGTGTACAAAAAAACCGAGCAGGAACTGATCTGCAAGGCCGACCGCCTGGCTTTCCCCATCCGCGACGATATTCCGGTGATGCTGGAGGGTGAAGCGCGCAGGCTGGCAGAAACCGAAGAAGTCTGATGGATGCTTCCAAAAGCGCAAATTGCAAATTTTTCGAGTGCCTGGGCTTTAGGCGAACGATGAGTTTTTAGGGGGGCTCATGACCGATTTCATCGCAGTCATCCCGGCGCGCTATGCCTCCACGCGCCTGCCCGCCAAGCCGCTTGCTGACATTGCCGGCAAGCCCATGGTGGTGCGGGTGGCTGAACGCGCAGCGCAGAGCGGTGCCAGCGCGGTATGGGTGGCGGCAGACGATGCGCGCATCATCGCGGCGGTCGAGGAGCACGGCCATCAGGCCCTGCTGACCTCGGCACACCATGCCTCCGGCACGGACCGGTTGGCGGAAGTGGTGGACAAGCTGGAACTGGATGACGACGCCATTGTGGCCAACGTGCAGGGTGATGAGCCGCTGATTGATCCCGCGCTGATCCACGCCGTCGCGCGCGAGCTGCAACTGCACCCCGAAGCAGTGATGGCGACCGCCTGCCATGCGATTCATGACTACACCACGCTGACCAACCCCAACGTGGTCAAGGTGGTAATGGATATAGAGGGCTACGCGCTGTATTTTAGCCGCGCGCCCATTCCCTGGCCGCGCGATGCTTTTGCGGCGGGACAAAGTTTGCCGGAAGGCTTGCCGGTGTTTCGCCATATCGGCCTGTATGCCTATCGGGCCGGCTTTCTCCGGCGCTATGCGGGACTCACATCGGCCCCCATCGAACGCTTTGAGTCTCTCGAGCAGCTGCGCGTGTTGTGGCATGGCTACAAGATCAGCGTGGCGGTGAGCGGGCAGCCTGCGCCGCTTGGCGTAGATACCGCAGAAGACCTCGCAATGGTGCGCCGGCTATGGGTTTGAAACTGGTTTTATGTTTGAATAAAAAAAATTGAGTATTCAGAATGGCCTGAAATCCAATACCCTCACGGGCTGTCATAGTAAAATAAACCATGGAGTAAGAGATGAGACTGATCCTGTTGGGCGGCCCCGGCGCGGGCAAGGGCACACAAGCCAATTACATCAAGGAACGCTATGGCATCCCGCAGATTTCCACCGGCGACATGCTGCGTGCCGCGATTGCCGCTGGCACCGAGATGGGCAAAGCCGCCAAAGCGGTAATGGATGCCGGCCAGCTGGTATCGGACGATATCATCATCGGTCTGGTGAAAGACCGTATTGCGCAACCCGATTGCGCCAAGGGTTTTTTGTTCGATGGTTTTCCGCGCACCATTCCCCAGGCCGAAGCGATGAAGGCCGCCGGGGTGCCGATTGATTACGTGGTTGAAATTGACGTGCCCGATGCAGAAATCGTCAAGCGCATGTCGGGTCGCCGCGTGCACCTGGCATCGGGGCGTACTTATCATGTGGTATTCAACCCGCCCAAGGTCGCCGGCAAGGATGATGTGACCGGTGAAGACCTGATCCAGCGCGACGACGACACTGAGGAGACAGTGAAAAAACGCCTGGATGTTTACCACGCGCAGACCGAACCGCTGGTAGCCTACTATTCCAGATGGGCGGCAAGTGGTGCAGCTGGCGCGCCGAAATACGTCAAGGTTACGGGTACCGGCAAGGTGGAAGGGATCCGCGATTCCATTTTTCAAGCATTGGGTTAAGCACTCATGGGAAGCGCCATTGCGGATTTCAGCGACACCGAACGCAGCGTGGTGGAGAGCGCCGTCAAGGAACGCTACGGGCACGCTGTGCCGGTCGAGGTCGCCGACACCGAACTGCGCATATACCCGGAAGACCGTGAGCTGACCACCTGTCCGTGCCTGTTCTGGAAACAGCGGGATTGCAGTTTCGTCATCGCCAAGGTGGGCGAAGGACGCTTCCGCAGCATGTTTTTCTACCGGGTGCATCAGATGTTCGGCACCGGGCGCGAGGAATACGATGACCTCGGCGACTGTGTGCTGGTGTTGCTGAGAGTGCAGGCCGATCACGAAAAAGAACAGGCGGGCGTGACTTCAGGCAAAACCGGCAAGGACATCTGTTAAACCCATACGCCAGCAGGGCAACCCGCTGGCGTTTTCATTTTTGGAAGGAAACATAAATGGCGAAAAAAAATGCCTTCTACGCACAGTCGGGTGGCGTCACCGCGGTC contains:
- the kdsB gene encoding 3-deoxy-manno-octulosonate cytidylyltransferase; amino-acid sequence: MTDFIAVIPARYASTRLPAKPLADIAGKPMVVRVAERAAQSGASAVWVAADDARIIAAVEEHGHQALLTSAHHASGTDRLAEVVDKLELDDDAIVANVQGDEPLIDPALIHAVARELQLHPEAVMATACHAIHDYTTLTNPNVVKVVMDIEGYALYFSRAPIPWPRDAFAAGQSLPEGLPVFRHIGLYAYRAGFLRRYAGLTSAPIERFESLEQLRVLWHGYKISVAVSGQPAPLGVDTAEDLAMVRRLWV
- the adk gene encoding adenylate kinase, which encodes MRLILLGGPGAGKGTQANYIKERYGIPQISTGDMLRAAIAAGTEMGKAAKAVMDAGQLVSDDIIIGLVKDRIAQPDCAKGFLFDGFPRTIPQAEAMKAAGVPIDYVVEIDVPDAEIVKRMSGRRVHLASGRTYHVVFNPPKVAGKDDVTGEDLIQRDDDTEETVKKRLDVYHAQTEPLVAYYSRWAASGAAGAPKYVKVTGTGKVEGIRDSIFQALG